One Longimicrobium sp. DNA segment encodes these proteins:
- a CDS encoding S41 family peptidase has translation MKTRFRAPAALRRILACGALVLLGTTPALHAQGAALPETPAGRRAAALLAEIREVREDRVRAFVGEQMMGELQQIPIERHLAQFRRMSADFGTAGVEAVRSVSPTRVEVRVRGVGGPLMLSLEVEPTAPHRISDLRVQAAGDGAPEPRPTGPLTDQARMAVVDSAAGLLARFYVTRDTAEIIGARLRERARSGAYAGMTDRAAFATALTADILAAHPDQHLRVVPGPAMQGPQRRAPQADSAAGRFRFITDARVLDGNVGYLKMSSFPGPSEAMDEMAAALRTLERTDAMIIDVRESRGGSAQLANFLISHFTAPDLLSLAVFDPASGDTTLRRTLPEVAGPRRLDVPLFVLIDKGSRSAAEDVPFVLRNLGRATLVGERTAGAGRNNRFFPLGEGMSISISVTRVWDPCTGAEWERTGIAPDIAVAPADALNAALRAARDPARRPAASLPQAQCRRG, from the coding sequence ATGAAGACTCGATTCCGCGCTCCGGCCGCACTGCGGCGCATCCTTGCCTGCGGCGCGCTCGTGCTCCTGGGCACCACGCCGGCGCTGCACGCGCAGGGCGCCGCGCTTCCCGAAACGCCCGCCGGGCGCCGCGCCGCCGCGCTGCTGGCGGAGATCCGCGAGGTGCGCGAGGACCGCGTGCGCGCCTTCGTGGGAGAGCAGATGATGGGGGAGCTCCAGCAGATCCCGATTGAGCGCCACCTGGCGCAGTTCCGCCGCATGTCCGCCGATTTCGGGACGGCGGGGGTGGAGGCGGTGCGCTCCGTCTCGCCGACGCGGGTGGAGGTGAGGGTGCGCGGGGTGGGCGGTCCGCTCATGCTGTCGCTGGAAGTGGAGCCCACCGCTCCGCACCGCATCTCGGACCTGCGCGTGCAGGCGGCGGGCGACGGCGCGCCCGAGCCACGCCCCACGGGTCCGCTCACGGACCAGGCGCGCATGGCGGTGGTGGACAGCGCGGCGGGGCTCCTGGCGCGCTTCTACGTCACGCGCGACACCGCCGAGATCATCGGCGCACGCCTCCGCGAGCGCGCGCGATCCGGCGCGTACGCGGGGATGACGGACCGGGCCGCGTTCGCCACGGCGCTGACGGCCGACATCCTCGCCGCCCACCCCGACCAGCACCTGCGCGTCGTCCCCGGCCCGGCGATGCAGGGGCCGCAGCGCCGCGCGCCACAGGCGGACTCAGCCGCGGGGCGCTTCCGCTTCATCACCGACGCGCGCGTCCTGGACGGCAACGTCGGCTACTTGAAGATGAGCTCCTTCCCCGGCCCGAGCGAGGCGATGGACGAGATGGCGGCGGCGCTGCGCACGCTGGAGCGCACCGACGCCATGATCATCGACGTACGCGAGTCGCGGGGAGGAAGCGCGCAGCTCGCCAACTTCCTCATCAGCCACTTCACCGCCCCCGACCTGCTCTCGCTGGCGGTGTTCGACCCCGCGAGCGGCGACACCACGCTCCGCCGCACGCTCCCGGAAGTGGCCGGCCCGCGCCGGCTGGACGTACCGCTCTTCGTGCTGATCGACAAGGGCTCGCGCTCGGCGGCGGAGGACGTGCCGTTCGTGCTGCGCAACCTGGGACGCGCGACGCTGGTGGGGGAGCGCACGGCGGGAGCGGGACGCAACAACCGCTTCTTCCCGCTGGGCGAGGGGATGAGCATCTCGATCTCCGTGACGCGCGTATGGGACCCCTGCACGGGCGCGGAGTGGGAGCGCACGGGGATCGCGCCGGACATCGCAGTCGCGCCCGCCGACGCGCTGAATGCCGCGCTGCGTGCCGCCCGCGACCCGGCCCGACGGCCGGCTGCGTCGCTTCCCCAGGCGCAGTGCCGGCGCGGATAA